In Rhinolophus ferrumequinum isolate MPI-CBG mRhiFer1 chromosome 18, mRhiFer1_v1.p, whole genome shotgun sequence, a genomic segment contains:
- the GDF15 gene encoding growth/differentiation factor 15, giving the protein MVRLLLTLSWLPSGDAVSLAQEHLQAFPEPSDVHSSPNVSTFQELQKRFEDLRTRLRGNHTWEDSNPDLIPAVQVQILTPEVTLGPDSHVYLYIPLANLTMGLPTASRLYQALLRLSPTESGSWDVTRPLQRQLALGISPAPALRLHLLAPSDQWLAALPSAQLRLELHWWPRAGRGRRSAHAHFRNRCPLGEGRCCSLKNLRASLQDLGWEGWVISPRELDLRMCSGACPSQFRSANMHAQMQARLHQLKPEAAPPPCCVPSSYEPVVLMHRDSQGRVSLKSYDNLVATDCHCV; this is encoded by the exons ATGGTGAGGCTGCTGCTGACGCTCTCGTGGCTGCCATCAGGAGACGCTGTGTCTCTGGCCCAGGAGCACCTCCAGGCCTTCCCAGAACCCTCAGACGTGCACTCCAGTCCGAATGTCTCCACATTCCAGGAGTTGCAGAAACGCTTCGAAGATTTGCGGACCAGGCTTCGAGGGAACCACACCTGGGAAGACTCGAACCCTGACCTCATCCCCGCTGTTCAAGTCCAGATACTCACCCCAGAGG TGACACTTGGGCCGGACTCCCACGTATACCTGTACATCCCCTTGGCCAACCTGACTATGGGGCTCCCCACTGCCTCCCGCTTGTATCAGGCCCTGCTCAGGCTGTCCCCGACAGAGTCGGGCTCGTGGGACGTGACGCGGCCGCTGCAGCGTCAGCTCGCTCTCGGAATCTCCCCGGCGCCCGCACTCCGCCTGCACCTGCTGGCGCCCTCTGACCAGTGGCTGGCAGCATTGCCCTCTGCACAGCTCCGCCTGGAGCTGCACTGGTGGCCACGCGCCGGAAGGGGGCGCCGCAGCGCACATGCGCACTTCCGGAACCGCTGCCCTCTCGGAGAGGGGCGCTGCTGCAGCTTGAAGAACCTGCGCGCGTCGCTCCAAGACTTGGGCTGGGAAGGCTGGGTGATATCGCCGCGCGAGCTGGACTTGCGCATGTGCAGCGGCGCGTGCCCGAGCCAGTTCCGTTCGGCTAACATGCACGCGCAAATGCAGGCGCGCCTGCACCAGCTGAAGCCCGAGGCCGCGCCTCCGCCGTGCTGCGTGCCTTCCAGCTACGAGCCGGTGGTGCTCATGCACCGGGACAGCCAAGGCCGCGTGTCACTCAAGTCCTACGACAACCTCGTGGCCACGGACTGCCACTGCGTATGA
- the LRRC25 gene encoding leucine-rich repeat-containing protein 25: MGGALAWVLLLPLLLLQVPSSHGLSCNVSSVDTDWTREFTETCLNFSGQRLSLPQNRSLQATNVVLLDLSGNNLRELRWLFFSRLEKLQILNVTDNPLDRVESELAERCDLDLRADCRCVLKSWHKFRQDNCSGQLPLQCLDRSTGAWHNLSTFLENSSCASGLAPTTIGALAAGGSLLLALVIAGPLLAWRFRASWVSRSRDLGKMSAAHDGSRPGSGRQSRYSSRSLNPKQPAATLPSPSSDYENMFMGQPSAGPQWTKHGTQHPSEDSDFYMNYEDLCQVSQPVYGNLQFPGQVPLDEEEYVIAGC; the protein is encoded by the exons ATGGGGGGTGCCCTAGCATGGGTGCTGTTgttgccgctgctgctgctgcaggttCCAAGTAGCCACGGATTGTCCTGCAATGTGTCCTCGGTGGACACGGACTGGACCAGGGAATTCACAGAAACATGCTTGAACTTCAGTGGTCAACGCTTGAGCCTGCCCCAGAACAGGTCTCTGCAGGCCACCAACGTGGTTCTCCTTGACCTCTCTGGGAACAACCTTCGAGAGCTCCGGTGGTTGTTCTTTTCTCGCCTGGAGAAGCTGCAGATCCTGAATGTGACAGACAACCCCCTGGACCGTGTGGAATCAGAGCTGGCAGAACGCTGCGACCTTGACCTGAGGGCTGATTGCCGCTGTGTCCTCAAGTCCTGGCACAAATTCCGGCAGGACAACTGCTCTGGCCAGCTGCCTCTGCAGTGCCTGGACCGAAGCACTGGTGCCTGGCACAACCTCTCCACCTTCCTGGAGAACAGTAGCTGCGCCTCTGGCCTGGCCCCAACGACCATTGGGGCACTGGCGGCGGGTGGAAGCCTGCTCCTTGCACTTGTCATTGCTGGTCCATTGCTGGCCTGGAGATTTCGGGCAAGCTGGGTATCCAGGAGCCGGGATCTGGGAAAAATGTCTGCTGCTCACGATGGTTCCAGGCCCGGCTCAGGCCGGCAGTCAAGGTACAGTAGCCGGAGTCTCAACCCTAAGCAGCCAGCGGccaccctgcccagcccctcGTCTGACTATGAGAACATGTTCATGGGCCAGCCATCTGCCGGGCCTCAGTGGACCAAACACGG GACTCAGCACCCGTCAGAGGACAGTGACTTCTATATGAACTATGAGGACCTCTGCCAGGTCTCCCAGCCTGTCTACGGCAACCTGCAGTTCCCAGGCCAGGTCCCGCTGGATGAAGAGGAGTACGTGATAGCCGGCTGTTGA